GATCCACCCCATGAGGGGCAACAGGAAAGCCCCTCCGCAAATAGCGGATACCATCAATCCTGACAACTCGTTCGCCTTGTCGGGCAACCTGTCGATCGCCATGGAAAACACAAGGGGGAAAATGTTGGCAAACCCAAGAGCCAGCACGACAAGAGACGCCGTCGTCACAATCTCACGGGCATCGGGAGAAGCAATCAGCCCGACCGCGCTGCTACCCAAGACCAGAAGAATAAATCCAGCCAGAGATACATAGCATGTCGCCACCAGAAAACGTCCCGGCCGTACTTTACGTAGCAGCATCGCCCCCAGAAAACGCCCGATCATGATCGTCACGAAAAAATACATCACAAACTTGGTCGCCAGGGATTGATTGATTCCGAATTGCTCGGAAAAATACACGGGCATGCCGGATGCCATACAAACTTCGGCTCCCACATACACGAAAATGGCAAGGACGGAAAACGCCACGGACGGATCCCCCAGAAGGCGGATGCACGACCCCAGAGAAGCCGTCTTGCCCGCATCAGACTTTTCCTGAACCTTCAACGTAGCAACGGAAATAATAGATACCGCAACGGCTACTGCAAAAATAGGGAACAGAACATTCCAGCTCTGAGTCTCGGTATAACCCATCTTGCCCGCCATGAAAAAAACGAGCGGAGCCGTAAAGGAACCAATAGCCTTGATAAACTGCCCCAGGGAAAGATTGCTGGAATACCTTCCCTCATCCGACACGTCACGCATGATCGGGTTGCCGGCCACCTGAAGGATCGTAGCTCCGCCTCCCAGAAGAAGGATGGAAAGCAGGAAGACAGCATACCTGTCTAACCCGAACAACATCACAGTCAGAATACCTATCAGAGCAACGATCAACCCTGTCAGCAACGTCTTTTTGCGACCGCATTTGTCCTGGAAAAGCCCCATTGGCACCGAGAGCAGGCCGAACATGATAAACCCCGCCGATGCAATGAAACTGGATTCGAATGTCGTCAGAGAAAAATGATCTTTTGCCACTCCCACAAAGGTATTGACGGCATCGCCAAACCCCATACATAGGAACGAAAGGAAAACAGGTAGTGTCTTGCTGTTCATAATCGTATAATAATCAGTTAAAAAATAAGTCAGGGGAGACGATTCAGAAGATCGGTCTTTCCTTCACCGACCAGTTTCAGGATGAGCTCTCCAAAAAGCGTATTCTGCCATGCGAACCACTCGCGGGTAAACTTGCCGGCATCGTCCTTGTGGAAAGATTCATGGATGAACCCGGTTCCGGCATCGGTTTCCAGCAGCATCCTGATACAAGCAGCCGTCTCTTCATCGTCACGGCTCGTAAACGCCTTCATCATGATGCTCATCGGCCAAATCATGTTCATCGAAACATGGGACACATGAGGTCCTCCGATTCCCTCGCCTGCCCTTCCCTTGAAAAAGTAGGGATTATGCTCGCTCCACACCAGGCGGCGCGTATTCAAATAAACCGGATCGTCCGCCGGGACATCCCCCAGATAAGGCATGGCAAGCAAACTCGGTACATTGGCATCGTCCATAAACAGGAGATTACCGTACCCGTCCACCTCATAAGCGTACACACGACCAAATACAGGATGCTCCACGACCGCGTATTTCTTTAACGCCGCTTCGACCTCGTCAGCCAAAGCCAGGCATTCGCCCGCCAGTTCTTCATCATGATTGACCGATTGCAGGATTTCCGCCGCCTTGCGCAACGAGGACACGGCAAAGAAATTCGACGGCACCAAGAAAGGAAACGTCGTTGCATCGTCTGACGGACGAAATACGGAGGCAATCAGACCCACCGGTTTACAGGGATTGCCCCATCCGTCATTCATGACCGTGTCGGAGGCCTTTTCCGTCTTGCGCTGGAATTTGTAAGGCCCGGGATTCTCTTTCCTCTGCTGTTCTCGGAAAGTTGCCACGATACGCCGGACAGCCGAGCTCCATTCCGCACCGAACACGGAATCGTCCTTCGTCGTCTTCCAATAACGGTAGGCCAACCGTATGGGATAGCACAAGGAATCGATTTCCCACTTACGCTCATGGATTTCCGGCTTCATATCCGTAAGGTCGGACTCCCACTCGCTACCAGTCGGCCCGTCATTAAACGCATTAGCATAGGGGTCAATATTGATGCATTTCATCTGACGGAGGATCACCCCCGCCAGCATCTTCCTCAACTTCTCATCCTTGTTAGCCAGTGGAACATACGGCCACACCTGAGCCGCGGAATCGCGCAACCACATGGCGGCAATATCCCCGGTATAGACAAACGTATCATCCACTCCGTCCTTCTCACGGTAATGCACCGTCGTATCCAGAGTATTGGGAAAACAGTTCTCGAACATCCAGCGTAACTTCGGATGGGTCAACATCCCTTTGACGCGTGCAATTTCTTCATCAATACTTCGAGAAATAAACAACCGCTCTTCCACGGGAGGACGTTTCGTCTTCGTGTAAACATCCCGTGCTACATCCGGCTGGATATTCTGATCCTGAGGCGTCCGAGACCAACAAAATCCCCCAAACAAAAGAAGAACAACTCCGCACACAACAAGCACTTTTCTTCCTTTTTCCATCATGAACAAACCGGATATTTGCATAAATTTAAGTGATGCTATGGAATTCACCGATGCAACTCAACCATTAATTTACAGCCTTTCGCATTTTAATTCCCCAACATTTGGCTCCTCTACCACCCGTCGAATTCCACTTCCGAATATGTAAAACGTTCTTGTCCCAATACTCCCAGCCAGTAAGAACATACCGATGTATGGAACAGGACGATCCGCAAGTCTTGCAAAACCAATCGAAACCATGCACAGACAGTCTCTTCGCTTGACGCTCATACTTCGTACTATTAGCATTCGCCGGAATTTTTTACCCTCGGAAGGCCGGTATCCATTATGAGCATTGAGCAGAAACGCAACTTTTCCATCATCGCCCACATCGACCACGGAAAGACGACTCTTTCCGATCGTCTGTTGGAGTACACCAACACGATTTCCGACCGTGAGAAACAAGACCAGCTTCTGGACGCCATGGATCTGGAACGGGAAAAAGGCATTACCATCAAATCCCACCCCGTAACCATGCGCTACAAGGCGCGCAACGGACAAACCTACGAACTGAATCTGCTGGATACCCCCGGTCACGTGGACTTCTCTTACGAAGTATCCCGTTCTCTGGCCGCTTGCGAAGGCGCGCTCCTCATCGTCGATGCCGCTCAAGGGGTTGAAGCCCAGACATTAGCCAACATGCACCTGGCTATGGACCAGAAACTGGCTATCGTGCCGGTCATCAACAAGATCGACCTTCCCAGCGCCAATCTCCCGAAAGTCTTCAAACAACTTGAAGACATCATCTGCATCCCCCACGAAGAAGCCATCCAGGCGTCCGCCAAAGCCGGTATCGGCATCGAAGACATTCTGGAAGCTGTCGTCGAACGAATTCCTCCTCCCAAGGATAGCCCCGACGGCTTGCTGCGCGCCCTTGTATTCGACTCCGTGTACGACTCGTACCGGGGCGTCGTCTCCTACGTACGCATCGTTTCCGGCTCCGTCAAGCGCGGCATGCGCGTCAAGCTCTTCGCCACGGATGAAGTATATGAAGTCAAGGAGGTCGGCATTTTCACTCCCAAAATGACCAAGTCCGACGAACTCAGCACCGGAGACGTCGGCTACATCATCGCCAATATGAAGGCAGCCTCCGATGTCAAAATAGGCGATACCTATACCGACATCGTCCACCCATGCGACAAGCCCTTGCCCGGCTTCAAGGAAATACGTCCCATGGTCTTTTCAGGCATCTACCCCGTCGATTCCTCCGACTTTGAAGCCTTGAAAGCATCCATGGCCAAGCTTCAGATCAACGATGCCGCCTTTACCTTCATGGCGGAATCGTCTATCGCCCTCGGATTCGGTTTTCGCTGCGGTTTTCTCGGGCTGCTGCATATGGAAATCGTCCAGGAACGCCTGCGGCGAGAATTCAACATGGATGTCATTTCTACCTACCCGTCCGTCATCTACGAGGTCACCAAGACCAACGGAGAAGAGCTCTTGGTAGACAACCCGAGCCTTCTGCCCGAACCACAGGAAATCAAGGAAATCCGCGAACCCATCGTCAAGGTTTTCATCATGCTTCCCGGCGACTACATCGGTGACATCATGCAACTGGTTCTGGAAAAACGCGGTAATGTCGTCAACACCGAGACTATCGATGACATGCGCGTCATGCTCACCGCCACTCTTCCTCTCGCCGAAATCCTCGTCGATTTCAATGACAAGCTCAAATCCATGACGCGCGGCTACGGTTCCATGGACTACGAACATGACGGTTACGCCCCTGCCAATCTGATCAAGATGGACATGATGATCGCCGGAGAACCCGTCGACGCCTTCTCCATGATCGTTCACCGCGAAAAGGCAGAATCCCGTGGACGCGATCTGGCATCTCGCCTTAAGGAAGTCATCCCCCGGCAATTGTTCACTGTTGCCATCCAAGCTTGTATCGGCGGTAAAATCATCGCACGGGAAAGCATCTCTCCCATGCGCAAGAACGTAACTGCCAAATGCTACGGAGGCGACGTCACCCGTAAACGCAAACTTCTCGAAAAGCAAAAAGAAGGGAAAAAACGTATGAAGGCCATCGGCCGGGTCAACATCCCGCAGGAAGCCTTCATCCGCGTTCTCAAATCCGGGGATTGATTCGGCAAAGGGCCCGAACATCGGTTATTTTCTTACGGAGAGCCATGAAATCCCGGGGGCTTCCCGTTTGGAGATTGAGACAGGCGGCTCTTTATGCTACAAATCGGAACATGAGAAAGTCGTTGCTGCAAATTTCGATCATTGCGGTTGCCTCCGTATTGCTGGTGTCCTGTGCCACAACGGATCCGGCAGAAGACAAGCCGGATAGCAAGGAGGCCCAATCCAAGGGATTCCTCTCCCAATTGACGGAAGAAACACAGGGATTCAGCAATCCCGACGGATTCATGCCGCCGGGACTCATGAGCGGAGGGAACAGGAAGCAACTCAAGGAACTGGAGACCAAAAGCACGCAAGACCTTCTGACTCTCAAGGCAGATGAAGACATCATCTTCACCGACCCGGACAATCCCTATGCCGACATCAAGGAATTGGATGAAGCGTTTTCCCTCCAAAGCGAACGTTCCAAACAATGGCAGCAAAGCTATTCCAAGGCTCTACGAGATGCCCGCCGTTCCGGCAAACCGATTCTCATCTGGTTCCATGACAGCAAATATAGCCCGGCCAGCCAGAAAATAA
This is a stretch of genomic DNA from Akkermansia sp. N21116. It encodes these proteins:
- a CDS encoding MFS transporter is translated as MNSKTLPVFLSFLCMGFGDAVNTFVGVAKDHFSLTTFESSFIASAGFIMFGLLSVPMGLFQDKCGRKKTLLTGLIVALIGILTVMLFGLDRYAVFLLSILLLGGGATILQVAGNPIMRDVSDEGRYSSNLSLGQFIKAIGSFTAPLVFFMAGKMGYTETQSWNVLFPIFAVAVAVSIISVATLKVQEKSDAGKTASLGSCIRLLGDPSVAFSVLAIFVYVGAEVCMASGMPVYFSEQFGINQSLATKFVMYFFVTIMIGRFLGAMLLRKVRPGRFLVATCYVSLAGFILLVLGSSAVGLIASPDAREIVTTASLVVLALGFANIFPLVFSMAIDRLPDKANELSGLMVSAICGGAFLLPLMGWIGDASGNLFYGFVVPLVAVLYILGVGLVMKSEKKEGRDA
- a CDS encoding glycoside hydrolase family 125 protein; the protein is MQISGLFMMEKGRKVLVVCGVVLLLFGGFCWSRTPQDQNIQPDVARDVYTKTKRPPVEERLFISRSIDEEIARVKGMLTHPKLRWMFENCFPNTLDTTVHYREKDGVDDTFVYTGDIAAMWLRDSAAQVWPYVPLANKDEKLRKMLAGVILRQMKCINIDPYANAFNDGPTGSEWESDLTDMKPEIHERKWEIDSLCYPIRLAYRYWKTTKDDSVFGAEWSSAVRRIVATFREQQRKENPGPYKFQRKTEKASDTVMNDGWGNPCKPVGLIASVFRPSDDATTFPFLVPSNFFAVSSLRKAAEILQSVNHDEELAGECLALADEVEAALKKYAVVEHPVFGRVYAYEVDGYGNLLFMDDANVPSLLAMPYLGDVPADDPVYLNTRRLVWSEHNPYFFKGRAGEGIGGPHVSHVSMNMIWPMSIMMKAFTSRDDEETAACIRMLLETDAGTGFIHESFHKDDAGKFTREWFAWQNTLFGELILKLVGEGKTDLLNRLP
- the lepA gene encoding translation elongation factor 4; the protein is MSIEQKRNFSIIAHIDHGKTTLSDRLLEYTNTISDREKQDQLLDAMDLEREKGITIKSHPVTMRYKARNGQTYELNLLDTPGHVDFSYEVSRSLAACEGALLIVDAAQGVEAQTLANMHLAMDQKLAIVPVINKIDLPSANLPKVFKQLEDIICIPHEEAIQASAKAGIGIEDILEAVVERIPPPKDSPDGLLRALVFDSVYDSYRGVVSYVRIVSGSVKRGMRVKLFATDEVYEVKEVGIFTPKMTKSDELSTGDVGYIIANMKAASDVKIGDTYTDIVHPCDKPLPGFKEIRPMVFSGIYPVDSSDFEALKASMAKLQINDAAFTFMAESSIALGFGFRCGFLGLLHMEIVQERLRREFNMDVISTYPSVIYEVTKTNGEELLVDNPSLLPEPQEIKEIREPIVKVFIMLPGDYIGDIMQLVLEKRGNVVNTETIDDMRVMLTATLPLAEILVDFNDKLKSMTRGYGSMDYEHDGYAPANLIKMDMMIAGEPVDAFSMIVHREKAESRGRDLASRLKEVIPRQLFTVAIQACIGGKIIARESISPMRKNVTAKCYGGDVTRKRKLLEKQKEGKKRMKAIGRVNIPQEAFIRVLKSGD